From the genome of Nodosilinea sp. FACHB-141, one region includes:
- a CDS encoding pentapeptide repeat-containing protein: protein MANAEHLDILNKGVESWNAWRLHNPSIRPDFQGADLGKLHLPGIDFRHANFYEANLRESVFTRANFESSTLYRCDLCMADLRRANLSMVDFYKTNLYTANLSNANLRHSHFYKADMQETLLNDADLGESNFYEVDMREAILQSANLVRTTFYYSNLCNANLCQANLNCASMMGANMAKANLRRASCVGTNLFRAVLSGADLTEADLREAVLRLADLSNASLENANLFRANLSEACLDYAQLAGANFKKTNLWRVNLGQLILTHPGHDRDAITIDSSALN from the coding sequence ATGGCAAATGCGGAACACTTAGACATTCTCAACAAAGGGGTGGAGAGCTGGAATGCTTGGCGGCTTCACAATCCCAGTATTAGACCAGACTTTCAAGGAGCAGATTTAGGCAAATTGCATCTGCCTGGTATCGACTTCCGCCACGCCAATTTTTACGAAGCCAACCTAAGAGAAAGTGTGTTCACTCGGGCCAACTTTGAGTCGTCTACCCTCTACCGCTGTGATCTATGCATGGCCGATTTGAGGCGGGCAAACCTCAGCATGGTCGACTTTTATAAAACCAACCTTTACACCGCTAATCTGAGTAACGCCAATCTGCGCCACTCACACTTTTACAAAGCAGATATGCAAGAGACGCTGCTCAACGATGCTGACCTGGGCGAGTCTAACTTTTACGAAGTCGATATGCGGGAGGCCATTCTGCAATCGGCCAACCTGGTCAGAACCACTTTTTATTACTCCAACCTGTGCAACGCCAACCTGTGTCAAGCCAATTTGAACTGCGCCAGCATGATGGGAGCCAATATGGCCAAAGCCAATCTCAGGCGGGCCAGCTGTGTGGGCACCAACCTGTTTAGAGCGGTGCTCAGCGGTGCCGACCTAACCGAAGCTGATCTGCGCGAAGCGGTACTGCGGCTAGCTGATCTGAGCAATGCCTCATTAGAAAATGCCAACCTATTTCGGGCCAACCTCTCTGAGGCTTGCCTCGACTATGCCCAGCTGGCGGGGGCCAACTTCAAAAAGACCAACCTATGGCGCGTCAATCTAGGTCAACTGATTTTGACCCATCCGGGCCATGACAGAGATGCCATCACCATTGACTCTAGCGCCCTCAACTAG
- the cheB gene encoding chemotaxis-specific protein-glutamate methyltransferase CheB — protein MPSGPIRLLLVDDSPVALVLLQRILREAPDMEVVGVAHNGQEALDMIATVKPTLICTDLHMPKMNGLELTEEVMARCPCPILVISASVQKEDTQTVFRILEAGALDIFPKPRTGLASEYEKTKTELLAKIRVLAGVSVFTHRRRSPAPIVPSGLPLSTTSLARRPRLLALGASTGGPQALLAIMQQLPKTFPVPIVCVQHISNGFLQGLVDWLDNSCALKVTIATAGTVPQPGVVYFPPERHHLEIDVGGRIQLSQGEPVAGHCPSVTVMFQSVAAYYGRSAVGVLLTGMGRDGADGLQTLFQVGGLTIAQDETSCVVFGMPKEAIALGAAQQVLPLSAIAPFLLSQVFVSGLN, from the coding sequence ATGCCCTCTGGCCCAATTCGCCTCTTGCTGGTAGACGACTCACCCGTTGCCTTAGTTCTTTTGCAGCGCATTTTGCGGGAGGCACCCGACATGGAGGTCGTGGGTGTAGCCCACAATGGCCAAGAAGCTCTGGACATGATAGCAACGGTGAAGCCAACCCTGATCTGCACCGATTTGCACATGCCCAAAATGAACGGGCTAGAGCTTACTGAAGAGGTGATGGCCCGCTGCCCCTGCCCTATTTTGGTGATCAGCGCCTCGGTGCAGAAAGAAGATACCCAAACCGTTTTTCGCATTTTAGAAGCAGGGGCGCTGGACATCTTTCCCAAGCCCCGCACAGGCTTGGCCTCCGAATATGAAAAGACAAAGACTGAGCTGTTGGCAAAAATTCGAGTGCTAGCGGGGGTGTCGGTGTTTACTCACCGGCGGCGCAGCCCAGCTCCAATCGTTCCATCAGGGTTGCCCCTCTCTACCACCTCGCTAGCGAGACGCCCCCGGCTGTTGGCTTTAGGCGCATCTACGGGCGGCCCCCAAGCTCTGCTGGCGATCATGCAGCAGTTGCCCAAAACCTTTCCGGTGCCGATTGTGTGCGTACAGCACATCAGCAATGGGTTTTTGCAGGGGTTAGTCGACTGGCTCGACAACAGCTGCGCCCTAAAGGTCACCATTGCCACAGCGGGCACTGTGCCACAGCCTGGTGTAGTCTATTTTCCCCCTGAACGCCATCATTTAGAAATCGACGTGGGTGGACGCATACAGCTCTCTCAAGGTGAGCCAGTGGCCGGGCACTGCCCCTCGGTAACGGTAATGTTTCAATCTGTGGCGGCCTACTACGGCCGGTCGGCTGTGGGCGTGCTGCTCACGGGCATGGGTCGCGACGGGGCCGATGGGCTCCAGACCCTGTTTCAGGTGGGGGGGCTCACCATTGCCCAAGACGAGACGAGCTGTGTGGTATTTGGCATGCCCAAGGAGGCGATCGCCTTAGGGGCTGCCCAGCAGGTGCTGCCCCTGAGCGCGATCGCTCCCTTTTTGCTCAGCCAAGTTTTTGTGAGCGGCCTTAATTAG
- a CDS encoding protein-glutamate O-methyltransferase CheR, producing the protein MDDLILKRISDLIADHSGLCIRPQDFQILSDKVWLRAKALGLTTLAAYHDYLKALDQGSLALNSFKAQPSPPQQRSEWQELYSILTINESYFFRDSNQLRLLSDRLLPEIIQRKQAAAPLSSKPSLRIWSAGCSTGEELYSIAIALDQLNFPWHQWDAQLIGTDISAAAVHSARQGLYSSWSFRQTPAAIQQKYFQADRQAYKICDRLQQHVVFQVGNLLKDPCPSRGHGPGDLDLILCRNVFIYLDRQAIGQIIQRFHSALVPQGYLLTGHTELYGQNTSPFLVTSFPETVVYQKPPQAALPQAAAIDAAAPWQSLASSQPARLTPKTAPPSLDDGLAAALQEAAAFLQQDDYTSAIRAAKQLYLAHPDCTAARQIAARAYANTGCYSQAKQLCQRVICDDPLSLDMHYLLAQIAEDENNLEAAKEHLRKIIYLDPDFVKAYLDLASIYDRTRQPEKAKTTREHALTLLAKLPPNTVLDDHSDATVAQWQAHLKQQVAGGDRQSSQD; encoded by the coding sequence ATGGACGATCTGATCCTAAAGCGCATCAGCGATCTCATCGCCGACCATTCTGGCCTGTGTATTCGCCCCCAAGATTTTCAGATCCTGTCAGACAAAGTTTGGCTGCGGGCTAAAGCGTTGGGGCTGACGACCTTAGCCGCCTACCATGACTATCTCAAAGCTTTAGACCAAGGTTCCCTTGCCCTAAATAGTTTTAAGGCTCAACCTAGCCCGCCCCAGCAGCGGTCTGAATGGCAAGAGCTGTACTCGATTTTGACTATCAATGAGAGCTATTTCTTCCGAGACAGCAACCAGCTCAGATTGCTGAGCGATCGCCTCCTTCCCGAAATTATTCAGCGCAAGCAGGCCGCGGCCCCCTTGAGCTCCAAACCCAGCCTGCGCATTTGGAGCGCCGGCTGCTCCACTGGAGAAGAGCTATACTCGATCGCAATCGCCCTCGACCAGCTCAACTTTCCGTGGCACCAGTGGGATGCGCAGCTGATTGGCACCGACATCAGCGCCGCCGCTGTCCACAGCGCCCGCCAAGGGCTTTACAGTAGCTGGTCCTTTCGGCAAACACCCGCAGCTATACAGCAGAAGTATTTTCAGGCCGATCGCCAGGCCTACAAAATCTGCGATCGCCTCCAGCAGCATGTGGTCTTTCAGGTCGGCAATCTGCTCAAAGACCCTTGCCCTAGTCGGGGGCACGGGCCAGGTGACTTAGACCTGATTTTGTGCCGTAACGTATTCATTTATCTCGATCGCCAGGCAATTGGTCAAATTATTCAAAGGTTTCACAGCGCCCTAGTTCCCCAGGGGTATTTGCTCACCGGCCATACCGAACTCTACGGCCAAAACACCAGCCCGTTTCTGGTCACTAGCTTTCCTGAGACAGTGGTCTATCAAAAACCACCTCAAGCGGCCTTACCCCAAGCAGCTGCGATTGACGCAGCTGCTCCATGGCAGAGTTTAGCCAGTTCACAGCCAGCTCGTCTTACCCCCAAAACCGCACCCCCCAGTCTGGATGACGGCTTGGCAGCAGCCCTGCAAGAGGCGGCTGCGTTTCTCCAGCAAGACGATTACACCAGTGCCATTCGAGCCGCTAAACAGCTTTACCTTGCCCATCCGGACTGCACCGCCGCGCGTCAGATTGCCGCTCGGGCCTATGCCAATACTGGCTGCTACAGCCAAGCCAAACAACTCTGTCAGCGAGTAATCTGTGACGATCCCCTCAGCCTCGACATGCACTATCTGCTGGCCCAAATTGCCGAAGATGAGAACAATTTAGAAGCTGCCAAAGAGCATCTGCGCAAAATTATTTACCTAGACCCTGACTTCGTTAAAGCCTATCTCGACCTAGCTAGCATTTACGATCGCACCAGGCAGCCTGAGAAAGCTAAAACAACCCGTGAGCATGCTCTCACTCTATTAGCAAAGCTGCCTCCCAACACTGTATTAGACGACCATAGCGATGCCACCGTTGCCCAATGGCAAGCGCATCTTAAGCAGCAGGTTGCGGGCGGCGATCGCCAATCATCTCAAGATTGA